A portion of the Manihot esculenta cultivar AM560-2 chromosome 2, M.esculenta_v8, whole genome shotgun sequence genome contains these proteins:
- the LOC110608664 gene encoding histone chaperone ASF1B, whose translation MSAVNITNVTVLDNPAPFVSPFQFEISYECLTPLKDDLEWKLIYVGSAEDETYDQLLESVLVGPINVGNYRFVLQADPPDPSKIREEDIIGVTVLLLTCSYLGQEFVRVGYYVNNDYEDEQLREEPPPKVLIDKVQRNILSDKPRVTKFPINFYPENAESAEEPSLHDQPAETDGNEEQLHPSSDHFSDKEGS comes from the exons ATGAGTGCTGTGAATATCACCAACGTTACTGTACTGGACAATCCGGCGCCGTTTGTGTCCCCATTTCAGTTCGAGATCTCTTACGAGTGCTTGACTCCTCTTAAAGATG ATTTAGAGTGGAAATTGATCTATGTTGGATCAGCTGAGGATGAGACGTATGATCAACTTTTGGAGAGTGTACTTGTTGGACCTATCAATGTCGGGAACTATCGTTTTGTTTTGCAG GCAGACCCACCAGATCCTTCAAAAATTCGTGAAGAAGATATCATAGGTGTGACAGTGCTTTTGTTGACCTGCTCTTATCTGGGTCAAGAATTTGTTAGAGTGGGTTACTATGTTAACAATGATTATGAAGATGAGCAGCTGAGAGAGGAACCTCCACCAAAAGTGTTAATTGATAAGGTTCAGAGAAACATTTTGTCTGACAAACCACGGGTCACAAAATTCCCCATCAATTTTTATCCCGAGAACGCTGAAAGTGCAGAGGAACCTTCTCTACATGATCAACCCGCTGAAACTGATGGGAATGAAGAACAATTACATCCTTCTTCTGACCATTTTTCAGATAAAGAGGGATCTTAA
- the LOC110608701 gene encoding protein DETOXIFICATION 14 — protein MEEGAGRSREERKWAITRDGFVKEVKKTSCIAAPMVAVSVLQYLLQVVSVIMVGHLGDQLALSSVAIATSLTNVVGFSLLSGMAGALETLCGQAYGAEEHHKLGTYTYSAIISLVMICPPICLLWIFLDRLLPLIGQDPLISREACKYSIWLIPALFGSAILKPLTRFLQTQSVILPMLLSSLLILFFHSTACWTFVYKLGLGYKGTALAFGLSIWLNVFLLGFYVKCSSACQKTRTPISKDAFLGIGEIFRLGVPSAVMVCLKWWSMELLTLLSGLLPNAKLETSVLSICLTISTLHFTIPYGFGAAASTRVSNEVGAGNPHSARLAVVVAMCVAGAEAVIVSTSLFFCRHFLGYAYSNDKQVVDYVSIMTPLICLSVIMDSLQAVLSGVARGCGWQHIGAYINLAAFYLCGLPVGAVLGFVAHLRGKGLWIGIVAGSMVQSALLSLITAFINWEKQVKRARERILQRSSMENDEN, from the exons ATGGAAGAGGGCGCTGGCAGAAGTAGAGAAGAGAGGAAATGGGCAATAACAAGAGATGGATTTGTGAAAGAAGTAAAGAAGACGAGCTGTATAGCAGCACCTATGGTGGCAGTTTCGGTGTTGCAGTATCTGCTCCAAGTTGTATCGGTGATAATGGTGGGACATCTTGGTGATCAGCTTGCCCTCTCCAGCGTCGCCATTGCTACTTCCCTCACCAATGTTGTCGGATTCAGCCTTCTA TCTGGAATGGCAGGTGCATTGGAAACCCTATGTGGCCAAGCCTATGGAGCTGAAGAACATCACAAGCTTGGAACCTACACTTATTCTGCAATCATCTCTCTGGTTATGATTTGTCCTCCAATATGCCTGCTCTGGATTTTTCTGGACAGATTACTTCCTCTCATAGGCCAAGACCCTTTAATCTCACGTGAAGCTTGCAAATACTCAATATGGCTAATCCCTGCACTGTTTGGAAGTGCAATCCTTAAGCCTTTAACTCGATTTCTTCAGACACAGTCTGTGATTCTTCCAATGCTTTTGAGCTCccttttaattctatttttccaTTCAACTGCCTGTTGGACTTTTGTATATAAGCTAGGATTAGGATACAAGGGTACAGCTTTAGCCTTCGGTTTGTCGATTTGGCTAAACGTCTTTCTGCTTGGATTTTATGTGAAGTGCTCTTCTGCCTGTCAGAAAACTCGGACGCCAATTTCCAAAGATGCATTTCTTGGTATTGGAGAGATCTTCCGCTTGGGAGTCCCTTCTGCTGTAATGGTTTG TCTTAAATGGTGGTCCATGGAGTTGCTAACTTTGCTTTCTGGTCTTTTACCAAATGCAAAATTGGAGACTTCTGTGCTTTCTATATG CCTCACAATTTCTACATTGCACTTCACCATACCATATGGATTTGGAGCTGCAGCAAG TACTCGAGTTTCAAATGAAGTAGGGGCTGGAAATCCTCATTCAGCTCGATTGGCTGTGGTGGTTGCTATGTGCGTTGCTGGAGCAGAGGCAGTGATTGTAAGCACAAGTCTCTTTTTCTGCCGCCATTTCCTAGGATATGCTTACAGCAATGACAAGCAGGTTGTGGATTATGTCTCAATCATGACACCACTCATTTGTCTCTCTGTTATTATGGACAGTTTGCAAGCTGTGCTTTCTG GGGTGGCTAGAGGGTGCGGATGGCAGCACATAGGAGCTTATATCAATCTTGCTGCATTTTACCTGTGTGGACTTCCAGTGGGTGCTGTGCTTGGCTTTGTAGCTCACTTAAGAGGAAAGGGGCTTTGGATTGGAATAGTAGCTGGATCAATGGTGCAATCAGCTCTTCTTTCTCTTATTACTGCTTTCATAAATTGGGAAAAACAG GTAAAGAGGGCAAGGGAGAGGATACTTCAGAGATCATCCATGGAGAACGACGAAAACtga